One region of candidate division TA06 bacterium genomic DNA includes:
- a CDS encoding T9SS type A sorting domain-containing protein — protein MARPGAASIKIYDIAGRQVKVLTSGKAKAGPHEVTWDGTDAAGHRLSSGVYFTQMKSGEYRAAKKLLLLR, from the coding sequence TTGGCTCGACCGGGTGCAGCCAGCATCAAGATTTACGATATTGCAGGCAGACAGGTGAAGGTTCTCACCAGCGGGAAAGCAAAGGCGGGTCCACATGAGGTTACATGGGATGGAACTGATGCTGCCGGCCACAGGCTTTCCAGCGGTGTCTATTTCACCCAGATGAAATCAGGTGAGTACAGAGCCGCCAAAAAACTCCTCCTCCTTCGCTGA